CTGAGCAGTCTGCCACCGGAATTTGGCCAACTCACCAAGCTGCAATCCCTCGACCTTGGCAGTAATCAACTGAGCAGTCTGCCACCGGAAATTGTCCAACTCACCAAGCTGCAATCCCTCGACCTTGGCAGTAATCAACTGAGCAGTCTGCCACCGGAAATTGTCCAACTCACCAACCTGCAATCCCTCGACCTCAGCAGTAATCAACTGAGCAGTCTGCCACCGGAAATTGTCCAACTCACCAAGCTGCAATCCCTCTACCTCAGCAGTAATCAACTGAGCAGTCTGCCACCGGAAATTGTCCAACTCACCAAGCTGCAATCCCTCGACCTTGGCAGTAATCAACTGAGCAGTCTGCCACCGGAAATTGTCCAACTCACCAAGCTGCAATCCCTCGACCTTGGCAGTAATCAACTGAGCAGTCTGCCACCGGAAATTGTCCAACTCACCAACCTGCAATCCCTCGACCTCAGCAGTAATCAACTGAGCAGTCTGCCACCGGAAATTGTCCAACTCACCAAGCTGCAATCCCTCTACCTCAGCAGTAATCAACTGAGCAGTCTGCCACCGGAAATTGTCCAACTCACCAAGCTGCAATCCCTCGACCTTGGCAGTAATCAACTGAGCAGTCTGCCAAGGGAAATCAGGCAACTGTCAAACCTGAAAAAGCTGGATCTTCGTAGAAATCCAGTCCCGATTCCACCAGAGATTTTAGGGCCGAAGGCTGACTACCAAGATCCGGGTGATGTGAATGAAATTCTTGATTTCTATTTTCGGGTGCAAGACCCAGCCGAAACCGAACCTTTCTATGAAGCAAAATTCTTAATTATTGGCGAAGGAGGAGCCGGTAAAACCTCTTTAGCCAAGAAAATCAAAGACGAAACCTATAAACTCCAGCCAGAAGAAAAATCAACCCAAGGCATTGAGGTGATCCGGTGGGACTTTACACAGTCCAATGGCAAAGATTTTCGCGTCAACATCTGGGATTTTGGCGGTCAGGAAATTTACCATCAAACTCATCAGTTTTTCCTCAGCAAGCGTTCTCTATATGCCTTAGTTGCTGACACTCGCAAAGAAAACACTGATTTTTACTGGTGGCTGAAAGTTGTCGAACTCTTGAGCGACAAGAGTCCAGTTATCATCATCAAAAACGAAAAACAAGACCGTGATTGCCAAGTCAATGAGCGCCAGTTACGAGGAGAATTCAGCAATCTGGAGAAAATACTAGCAACCAATTTAGATACTAATCGCGATTTAGCAAAGATTAAAGAGGCGATTCAGCTATACATCAGCAGACTTGACCATGTTGGTATACCTCTACCAAAACTTTGGGTAAGAGTCAGAGCCGCCCTAGAGAACAATTCCCAAAATTACATTAGCCGTGAAAAATACCGTGACCTTTGCCAAATAAATAATTTAACAGACCCTGAAGACATGGAGCGCTTGAGCCGCTATCTCCACGACCTCGGCGTTTGCCTCCACTTTCAAGACGATTCTACACTCAAACACTACGTCATCCTCAAACCGGAATGGGCGACAACTGCTGTTTACAAAGTTTTGGATAATCAAACTGTCAAGGAAAAGCTAGGTTGTTTTACCAAAAATGACCTCAAAAATATTTGGAAAAGCGGCGAATATGCAGATATGCAAGATGAACTCCTGCAATTAATGATGCAGTTCAAGCTTTGCTACGAAATTCCAGGTAATCGGGAAAATTATATTGCACCTCACCTACTTTCGACCAATCAGCCTGATTTCAATTGGGATGAATCTAACAATCTGATCCTGCGCTACACCTATGACTTCATGCCCAAAGGCATTCTTACCCGCTTTATTGTCGAAATGCACGCTCATATTGAACAACAAACCCTTGTTTGGAAAACAGGTGTTGTTCTCAATAAAGACCAAACTCGTGCCGAAGTCATTGAACAATATAATCAACGAGAAATTAAAGTCCGCGTAGAAGGAAACCGCAAGAAAGAACTGTTGGCAATTATCACTCATGAACTAGATAAAATCCATAATTCTTACGAAAACCTAAAATATCAAACACTTGTTCCCTGCAATTGTGAAAGCTGTAAAGATAGTCAAACGCCTTATTTTTACCGTCGAGACGTGTTGTATAAATTCCGGGACAATAATCGCTACCAAATCCAGTGCCAGGATAGCGGTGATATGGTAGATGTCCGCAGACTGATTGACGATGTTTTAGCAACTCCACCAAATTTAGAAATAGCCATGTCTGAACCCGTAACCAGAGATCAAGTTTTCATTAGCTATAGTCACAAAGATAAAAAGTGGTTCAATGACCTCAAAACTAATCTAGAACCATTAATTAGAGAACAAAATCTCAAACTGTGGGATGATACCCAAATCAAGCCTGGTGCTGTGTGGCGAGATGAAATCCAGGCGGCTTTGGCAACTGCAAAAGTAGCAGTGTTGCTGGTAAGTCCAAACTTCCTCGCATCAAAGTTTATTAGTCAAAATGAGTTACCACCTCTGTTAGAAGCAGCGAAAGCCGAAGGAGTCAAAATCCTTTGGATACCTTTGCGTGCTAGCAACTACAAAGCAACAGCAATTGAAAAATATCAAGCAGCACACCCTACCGATAGCCCATTAAACACCATTATGGGAGGAAAACGAGATCAAGCTTGGGTAAATATCTGCAACGAAATCAATACAGCAGCCTTTCGGTAAAAGAAGCTCTCCTTGCTTTGAATAAAATTTAAAGTTTATCTATAAAAATCTGGGTAATGCTCCAATACGGTTTAGTTAAGGGCTACTGGCAAAAATTTTGGGTTTTCAAGACGCGATAAATCGCCGTCTCTACAAGTGTTTTGGTCTCTAAAATTACAGCTAGGCACTTTTCAAACAACCTCTCAGCTAGGCTGAAAATGTTAATTCGATGAAATTCACATTGCATGTAAAATCACAGGTTAAAGTTTTGTTCTTTTGCCAAAAGTGGTATATTGGCACTTGATCCGACCGAGTACAAACTATGTATAAGCCCGCAGACCAGAGAAGTCGAGGTGTTGTACTCACTACTATTAGGACAGGAAGGGAGAGTGGGCTTATGAACAAAAATATTGGTCAAAATGGTGTTTTTCCCCTATTTAAAGGTGTACCTCTACGTCGCATTCTCGTAGCGTTGTTTGTGCTGCAAATCTTCCTAGCTGTGGGTTTGACTGCATACTTATCAATCCGCAATGGGCAAAAGGCTGTCAATGAGGTAGCTAGCGAATTGCGTTATGAAGTCGCTAATCGAGTAGAGCAAAATTTACAGGCTTACCTTTCAACCCCGCGTCAAGTACTGCGCGGTAATCAAAATATCATTGACATTGGGTTGCTGAAGATGGAAAATTTGGCAACTTGGGAGTCATACTTAATCAAGCAGTTAGAGATTTTTCCTGATGCTGTCGCTTTAACGGCAAGCAATGAACAGCAAGAACATTTAGCGGTGGAAAAGCTCAACGATCGCCAATATTTACTCAGAAAAGCCGATAAGTCAACTGGTTACGACCTCTACACCTACAAAATTGACCGTCAAGGTCAACGTACCCAGCTACCAGAGGTAATCAAAAACTATGATGCGCGATCGCGTCCTAACTATCAAGCAGCAGTTACCGCTAAAAAATTCAGCTTTAGTCAAATTTTTACACCCATCACCAAACCAACGCTGCTAATTAGTGCTTCTCAACCTATATATAACTCCCAAGGTGAGTTACTCGGTGTCAACAGCACCCTAACTCATGTATCACAAATTGGGGATTTGCTGCAAAATATTAAAGTTGGCAAGTCTGGACAAGTTTTTATTATCGAGCGATCGGGGCTATTAGTGGCAAGTTCCACAACCGAAGAACCATTCCGCCTCCAAAATGGTAAACCGATTAGGTTGGCAGCTTCCCAAAGCGGGAATGCTTTTACTCAAGCCAGCGCTAAATATTTAGAAACTAAATTTAGTAACTTTGACCAAATTCAGAGTTTACAGCAACTAGATTTCTCTTTTGACGGCAAACGACAATTTTTAGAAATTAGACCGTTACAGGGCGAACCAAATGTCAACTGGTTGATTGTAGTAGCTGTCCCAGAAGCAGATTTTATGGGGCAAATCGATCGCAACACTCAAACTACAATTTTTCTCTGTCTGGGAGCGTTGGGATTAGCTACTTTACTAGGAATTATCACCGCCCGTTGGATAACTCAGCCAATTTTGTACTTCAGCACAGCGACAAAAGATTTAGCTGATTTCACCAAAGGAGAAGACTCAGTGGTGATTGTACCAGGCATTAAAGAAGTAGAAATACTGGGTGAATCTTTCAACGAGATGATGCAGCATTTACGTAAAACCTTTACTGCACAGATTACTAAAAATGAAGAGTTAGAATTGCAAGTTAAACAGCGAACTCAAGAATTACAGCAAGAGATTCAAAAAAGTATTAACAGTGAGCAAAAGCTAGAAAAGCATAATCGGGCGTTGGCAGAACTGGCAAATCATAGAACAATTTCAGAAGGAAATCTGGAAACAGCATTCAAAGTTATTACCGAGAAAGCCGCAAATGCTTTAGAAGTAGAACGAGTAAGTGTGTGGTTATTTAATAGTGATGCTGACGGCAGGCTGCGCCAACGCACTAAGCTACAATGTATAAGTCTCTATGAACGTAGCAATCAAAAACATTCGGCAGGTTTAGAACGCGATCGCGCAGATTATCCCATCTACTTTAAATCCCTGACATCTGCCCGCATCATCGCTGTCACCGATACTCGCACCGATCTACGGATACAAGAATTATGGGATGAATTGCTAGAAACAAAGAATATTGTATCCCTAATTAATACCTCCATTTGGGTTGGGGGCGAAGTCGTGGGAACAATATTGTCTGAACAGATTGATATTCCTCGGACATGGGAAGTGAGCGAGCAAAACTTCGTTAGCTCAATAGCTGAATTTGTTGCTCTGACTTTAGAAGTCTGCGATCGCAAAAGTGCAGAATCCGCTCTGCGTGAGGCGAAAGAAGCTGCTGAAGTTGCAAATCGTGCCAAAAAAACCTTTTTGGTAAATATGAGTCATGAATTGAGGACTCCCTTAAGCTCCATTCTTGAAATTGCAGAAGCACTCCAAAATGAAGTGTACGGTACTGTAACCGAAGAACAGCGCCAGTTTCTAAATACCCTCGAATCGAGCGGTAAGAACTTACTAGAATTGATTAACCAAATCCTTGAGCTTACAGATATTGAATCCAGCAAGATAGAACTGCAACTAGCGGCTACTTTTATTCCAGAATTATGTGATTCTAGTCTCAGTTTCGTCAAAAATTTAGCGTTACAGAAAAATATCCAACTGAGTGTACAAATCCCTGAAGAACTCGAACCCATCCAAGTTGATGAGCGCCGCATCCGCCAGGTATTTATCAACCTGTTGAGCAACGCTATCAAGTTTACTCACGACGGAGGCAAAGTTTGGATTGAAGTTCAGCCAAATTCCACAAATGAATATATCTTTTTTAGCGTGGTAGATACAGGTATTGGTATGCTTTCCGATGACCTTTTCCGATTATTTCAACCTTTTATCCAAGTTGAAAATGCCTCTACCCGTCGTTCCGCAGGTACGGGTTTAGGATTGGTGATGGTACAAAAAATCGTCGAGTTGCATGGTGGTACTGTCCACGCTGAAAGTCAGTTAGGCAAAGGTAGTCGATTTACAGTCAAACTACCGTGGAAAAAGGTTGGAGAGTAGGGGGTGGAGAGTTAAAATTAACTATTTACTCGTTTCCATACTTTGTACGAGAATGGATTTATTCTGCGATCGCTCCATTCAGTCCATTAAGATATGCAGTTTTAGCATTTTCACTAGCTAATTCTTTTGGAGTCGTCCTTAAGCGTGTTGCTCTGCTTTTACGGATGCGATCGCTTTTACGAACAGCACTTGCCATTTCATATTCACGGCTATCTTTGCCGTATTTAAAAGCAACTCCAATCAGCATTTTCTCAGTTATGTCACTTAAAGCTTTGTCCAATTCTTCCATCTCAGTTCTAGAAGAGTTAATCACGGCTAGAGCAGTATTATAAGCATCTATTTTGCTACGGTACTGCTCAATTAGTTGTGTCATGTTTTGCAAGTTGCGAGCATCCCC
The Nostoc punctiforme PCC 73102 genome window above contains:
- a CDS encoding COR domain-containing protein, yielding MTNEELLQIIEQAVKDEVTELDLSYKGLTILPPEIGQLTNLQTLHLDSNQLSSLPPKIGQLTNLQTLHLRSNQLSSLPPEIGQLTNLQTLHLGNNQLSSLPPEIGQLTNLQSLHLWINQLSSLPPEIGQLTNLQSLDLDSNQLSSLPPEFGQLTNLQSLDLGSNQLSSLPPEIGQLTKLQSLDLSRNQLSSLPPEIVQLTKLQSLDLRSNQLSSLPPEFGQLTKLQSLDLGSNQLSSLPPEIVQLTKLQSLDLGSNQLSSLPPEIVQLTNLQSLDLSSNQLSSLPPEIVQLTKLQSLYLSSNQLSSLPPEIVQLTKLQSLDLGSNQLSSLPPEIVQLTKLQSLDLGSNQLSSLPPEIVQLTNLQSLDLSSNQLSSLPPEIVQLTKLQSLYLSSNQLSSLPPEIVQLTKLQSLDLGSNQLSSLPREIRQLSNLKKLDLRRNPVPIPPEILGPKADYQDPGDVNEILDFYFRVQDPAETEPFYEAKFLIIGEGGAGKTSLAKKIKDETYKLQPEEKSTQGIEVIRWDFTQSNGKDFRVNIWDFGGQEIYHQTHQFFLSKRSLYALVADTRKENTDFYWWLKVVELLSDKSPVIIIKNEKQDRDCQVNERQLRGEFSNLEKILATNLDTNRDLAKIKEAIQLYISRLDHVGIPLPKLWVRVRAALENNSQNYISREKYRDLCQINNLTDPEDMERLSRYLHDLGVCLHFQDDSTLKHYVILKPEWATTAVYKVLDNQTVKEKLGCFTKNDLKNIWKSGEYADMQDELLQLMMQFKLCYEIPGNRENYIAPHLLSTNQPDFNWDESNNLILRYTYDFMPKGILTRFIVEMHAHIEQQTLVWKTGVVLNKDQTRAEVIEQYNQREIKVRVEGNRKKELLAIITHELDKIHNSYENLKYQTLVPCNCESCKDSQTPYFYRRDVLYKFRDNNRYQIQCQDSGDMVDVRRLIDDVLATPPNLEIAMSEPVTRDQVFISYSHKDKKWFNDLKTNLEPLIREQNLKLWDDTQIKPGAVWRDEIQAALATAKVAVLLVSPNFLASKFISQNELPPLLEAAKAEGVKILWIPLRASNYKATAIEKYQAAHPTDSPLNTIMGGKRDQAWVNICNEINTAAFR
- a CDS encoding ATP-binding protein; this translates as MNKNIGQNGVFPLFKGVPLRRILVALFVLQIFLAVGLTAYLSIRNGQKAVNEVASELRYEVANRVEQNLQAYLSTPRQVLRGNQNIIDIGLLKMENLATWESYLIKQLEIFPDAVALTASNEQQEHLAVEKLNDRQYLLRKADKSTGYDLYTYKIDRQGQRTQLPEVIKNYDARSRPNYQAAVTAKKFSFSQIFTPITKPTLLISASQPIYNSQGELLGVNSTLTHVSQIGDLLQNIKVGKSGQVFIIERSGLLVASSTTEEPFRLQNGKPIRLAASQSGNAFTQASAKYLETKFSNFDQIQSLQQLDFSFDGKRQFLEIRPLQGEPNVNWLIVVAVPEADFMGQIDRNTQTTIFLCLGALGLATLLGIITARWITQPILYFSTATKDLADFTKGEDSVVIVPGIKEVEILGESFNEMMQHLRKTFTAQITKNEELELQVKQRTQELQQEIQKSINSEQKLEKHNRALAELANHRTISEGNLETAFKVITEKAANALEVERVSVWLFNSDADGRLRQRTKLQCISLYERSNQKHSAGLERDRADYPIYFKSLTSARIIAVTDTRTDLRIQELWDELLETKNIVSLINTSIWVGGEVVGTILSEQIDIPRTWEVSEQNFVSSIAEFVALTLEVCDRKSAESALREAKEAAEVANRAKKTFLVNMSHELRTPLSSILEIAEALQNEVYGTVTEEQRQFLNTLESSGKNLLELINQILELTDIESSKIELQLAATFIPELCDSSLSFVKNLALQKNIQLSVQIPEELEPIQVDERRIRQVFINLLSNAIKFTHDGGKVWIEVQPNSTNEYIFFSVVDTGIGMLSDDLFRLFQPFIQVENASTRRSAGTGLGLVMVQKIVELHGGTVHAESQLGKGSRFTVKLPWKKVGE
- a CDS encoding methyl-accepting chemotaxis protein; its protein translation is MPAQKRTYRVLEKAELRVAGLKAIDPSMDFGDARNLQNMTQLIEQYRSKIDAYNTALAVINSSRTEMEELDKALSDITEKMLIGVAFKYGKDSREYEMASAVRKSDRIRKSRATRLRTTPKELASENAKTAYLNGLNGAIAE